A stretch of Henckelia pumila isolate YLH828 chromosome 4, ASM3356847v2, whole genome shotgun sequence DNA encodes these proteins:
- the LOC140863164 gene encoding cyclic nucleotide-gated ion channel 2 translates to MASHTPDPRFFLSRWFGIFRRDSVQPGSSDEGDDNQVSGGAGECYACSTQLGAPVFHSTSCDRADKPEWEASAGSSLIPIRNRPSKARNTRPDSGRLRAFGRVLDPRGKGVQRWNRAILLARGVSLAVEPLFFYALSIGRGDSPCLYMDGGMAVIVTLLRTCVDGVHLFHLWLQFRLAYISRESLVVGCGKLVWDARAIAAHYVQSFRGFWFDVFVILPIPQAVFWLVVPRLIREEKIKLIMTILLLIFLFQFLPKVYHSIYLMRRMQKVTGYIFGTIWWGFGLNLLAYFIASHVAGGCWYVLAIQRVASCLQRHCPRPNSCNLRLSCSEEICYQFLLPSGAVANPCGNNTTVAVRKPLCLDVNGPYRYGIYGWALPVVSSNSVTVKILYPIFWGLMTLSTFGNDLEPTSNWLEVMFSICTVLSGLMLFTLLIGNIQVFLHAVMAKKRKMQLRCRDMEWWMRRRQLPALLRQRVRRYERRRWTALDGDDEMDLISYLPDGLRRDIKRFLCLDLVKKVPLFESLDDLILDNICDRVKPLVFSKGEKIKREGDPVQRMVFIVRGRVKSSQNLSRGMVATSLLEPGGFFGDELLHWCLRRPFIDRLPASSSTFTCIESAEAFALDSKDLRYITDHFRYKFANERLRRTARYYSSNWRTWAAVNIQLAWKRHMQRTNHFALSPASGDGDRRLRRYAAFFMSIRPHDHLE, encoded by the exons ATGGCTTCTCACACTCCAGACCCCCGTTTCTTCCTCTCAAG GTGGTTTGGAATATTCCGGCGAGATTCGGTCCAACCTGGCAGCAGCGACGAAGGTGATGACAATCAAGTCTCTGGTGGCGCAGGTGAATGTTACGCATGCAGTACCCAACTGGGAGCCCCGGTTTTCCACTCCACCAGCTGCGACAGGGCGGACAAGCCGGAGTGGGAGGCGTCGGCCGGCTCTTCCTTAATCCCGATCAGAAACCGGCCGAGCAAAGCCAGAAACACCCGGCCCGACTCCGGCCGACTCAGAGCATTCGGAAGAGTGTTGGACCCCAGGGGCAAAGGCGTGCAGCGATGGAACCGAGCGATTCTGTTGGCTCGTGGGGTGTCGCTGGCGGTGGAACCTCTGTTCTTCTACGCTCTGTCCATCGGACGCGGCGATTCTCCGTGTCTGTACATGGACGGCGGTATGGCCGTTATCGTGACGTTGCTGCGTACCTGCGTCGATGGGGTCCACCTTTTCCACTTGTGGCTGCAGTTCCGGCTGGCTTACATCTCCAGGGAGTCGCTGGTCGTCGGCTGCGGGAAGCTCGTTTGGGACGCACGCGCCATCGCCGCTCACTACGTGCAGTCCTTCCGGGGTTTCTGGTTTGATGTTTTTGTGATTCTTCCCATTCCTCAG GCTGTATTTTGGTTGGTGGTGCCAAGATTAATCAGAGAGGAGAAAATAAAGCTTATAATGACAATTCTCTTGCTGATCTTCTTGTTCCAGTTCCTCCCCAAGGTATATCACAGCATATATCTGATGAGAAGAATGCAAAAGGTGACAGGCTACATCTTCGGCACGATTTGGTGGGGTTTCGGCCTTAATCTTTTAGCATATTTCATCGCATCTCAT GTCGCGGGTGGATGTTGGTATGTTCTTGCAATACAGCGTGTAGCATCTTGCCTGCAACGTCACTGCCCCCGACCCAATTCGTGCAATCTACGTCTGTCGTGCTCTGAGGAGATTTGTTACCAGTTTCTACTGCCTTCGGGTGCTGTGGCGAATCCGTGCGGGAATAACACCACCGTGGCGGTCAGAAAGCCCTTGTGCTTGGATGTAAATGGACCTTATCGTTACGGGATATATGGATGGGCTCTTCCTGTAGTATCCAGCAACTCTGTTACAGTCAAGATTCTTTATCCCATTTTCTGGGGGTTGATGACTCTTAG CACTTTTGGGAACGACTTGGAACCAACGAGCAACTGGTTGGAAGTAATGTTTAGTATATGCACTGTGCTGAGTGGATTGATGTTATTCACTCTGTTGATAGGAAATATTCAG GTGTTTCTGCACGCGGTTATGGCGAAGAAGAGAAAGATGCAACTGAGATGCCGAGACATGGAATGGTGGATGAGAAGAAGACAATTGCCCGCGCTACTCAGGCAAAGAGTTCGACGCTATGAACGACGGAGATGGACGGCTTTAGACGGTGACGATGAGATGGATTTGATTTCCTACTTGCCAGATGGGCTTAGGAGGGACATTAAACGATTTCTCTGCCTTGATCTGGTTAAAAAG GTGCCTTTGTTTGAGAGCTTGGACGATCTCATTTTGGACAACATATGCGACCGTGTTAAGCCACTTGTTTTCTCCAAAGGCGAAAAG ATAAAAAGAGAGGGTGACCCTGTGCAAAGGATGGTGTTCATCGTGCGTGGCCGTGTAAAAAGCAGCCAAAATCTCAGCAGAGGGATGGTGGCTACAAGCCTGCTAGAGCCCGGTGGATTCTTTGGGGACGAGCTTTTGCATTGGTGCCTTCGCCGCCCTTTTATAGACAGACTTCCTGCTTCTTCTTCAACATTCACCTGCATTGAATCGGCCGAAGCATTTGCTCTGGACTCCAAAGATCTTCGCTACATCACGGACCATTTTCGTTACAAATTCGCCAATGAGAGGCTCAGGCGAACCGCGAGGTACTATTCCTCTAATTGGAGGACATGGGCTGCTGTTAATATCCAGTTGGCCTGGAAGCGTCACATGCAGAGGACCAACCATTTCGCGCTTAGTCCAGCCAGCGGCGATGGTGACAGGCGGCTTCGGCGGTACGCTGCCTTCTTTATGTCGATTCGACCGCATGATCATCTGGAATGA